A stretch of Myceligenerans xiligouense DNA encodes these proteins:
- a CDS encoding glycosyltransferase has translation MRIVHIANFYGPRSGGIRTAMHAMAGQYLRHGHEPVLLVPGDRDSVSQVDGVRLITVAAPRAPFSGGYRVVVRPRKVRRLLEALEPDRLEISDRTTLTGIGDWARSEGVPSLAMLHERVDGVLRSWVPGHGPDGRIAALGAATAPRFADRYNLATLPRFDRLVATTEFAAGEVERLRRRARNTVLPPLFRVPLGVDLDMFRPDRYDDEFREQYAPAGTTLIVTASRISQEKRVDLAVDAATQVMRDGRPVRLVVAGAGPLLPKVRDRAAAAGLPHKFLSFVPDRVRLATLLSCADVVVAPGPIETFGLAALEALASGTPVVCSATSALPEIVGPAGAAAAPEPAPLALAIHDVLDRDPVARRAAARERAELFPWTATGAAMLALHDKPTFEDSEALTGRAAADMVPAGSRP, from the coding sequence GTGCGCATCGTTCACATCGCGAATTTCTACGGCCCGCGCTCCGGCGGGATCCGGACCGCGATGCACGCGATGGCCGGACAGTACCTGCGGCACGGTCATGAACCGGTACTCCTGGTCCCCGGCGACCGTGACTCCGTGTCGCAGGTGGACGGCGTCCGCCTCATCACGGTGGCCGCGCCCCGCGCCCCGTTCTCCGGCGGCTACCGGGTGGTGGTCCGCCCGCGCAAGGTACGCCGGCTCCTCGAGGCGCTGGAGCCGGACCGCCTGGAGATCTCGGACCGCACCACTCTGACGGGGATCGGCGACTGGGCGCGTAGCGAAGGGGTGCCGTCGCTCGCCATGCTGCACGAACGGGTCGACGGCGTGCTGCGTTCCTGGGTGCCCGGTCACGGCCCGGACGGGCGCATCGCCGCGCTGGGAGCCGCGACGGCCCCGCGGTTCGCCGACCGCTACAACCTCGCCACCCTGCCGAGGTTCGACCGGCTGGTCGCGACCACCGAGTTCGCCGCCGGTGAGGTGGAGCGCCTGCGCCGGCGAGCGCGCAACACGGTGCTGCCTCCACTCTTCCGGGTCCCGCTCGGCGTGGACCTCGACATGTTCCGGCCGGACCGGTACGACGACGAGTTCCGGGAGCAGTACGCCCCTGCGGGCACCACCCTGATCGTGACCGCCAGCCGGATCTCGCAGGAGAAGCGCGTCGATCTCGCCGTCGACGCCGCCACCCAGGTGATGCGCGACGGCCGCCCGGTACGCCTCGTCGTCGCGGGGGCCGGGCCGCTGCTGCCGAAGGTGCGCGACCGCGCCGCCGCCGCCGGGCTGCCGCACAAGTTCCTGTCGTTCGTCCCGGACCGCGTGCGCCTGGCAACCCTGCTGAGCTGCGCCGACGTCGTCGTCGCTCCGGGTCCCATCGAGACCTTCGGGCTCGCCGCGCTCGAAGCGCTGGCCTCCGGAACTCCCGTGGTGTGCTCCGCGACGAGCGCCCTGCCGGAGATCGTCGGCCCGGCCGGCGCGGCGGCGGCGCCCGAACCGGCACCGCTGGCCCTCGCGATCCACGACGTGCTGGACCGTGACCCCGTCGCCCGGCGCGCGGCGGCGCGGGAGCGCGCGGAGCTGTTCCCGTGGACCGCGACGGGCGCGGCGATGCTGGCGCTGCACGACAAGCCGACGTTCGAGGACTCGGAGGCGCTCACCGGCCGGGCGGCCGCCGACATGGTTCCGGCCGGCTCCCGGCCATGA